One Melospiza melodia melodia isolate bMelMel2 chromosome 1, bMelMel2.pri, whole genome shotgun sequence genomic window carries:
- the TRIB1 gene encoding tribbles homolog 1, whose amino-acid sequence MSRPASLLPAARCRSAPAKRLQPLHDGPSEEAPAAKCPRLAECGPPDCLSAPGSPCAPASPAGGGGAAGPSLIASYLLLPLAEREQVSRALSVSSGRELRCKVFPLKHYQDKIRPYIQLPSHRNITGVVEVILGDTKAYVFFEKDFGDMHSYVRSCKRLREEEAARLFKQIVSAVAHCHQSAIVLGDLKLRKFVFSNEERTQLRLESLEDTHIIKGEDDALSDKHGCPAYVSPEILNTTGTYSGKSADVWSLGVMLYTLLVGRYPFHDSDPSTLFSKIRRGQFCIPDHVSPKARCLIRSLLRREPSERLTAPEILLHPWFEAVLEPGYTDQETGAADQIVPEYHGDSDDISSFFC is encoded by the exons ATGAGCCGCCCCGCGTCCCTGCTGCCGGCCGCCCGCTGCCGCAGCGCCCCGGCCAAGCGCCTGCAGCCCCTGCACGACGGCCCCTCCGAGGAAGCGCCGGCCGCCAAGTGCCCTCGGCTCGCCGAATGCGGCCCCCCGGACTGCCTGAGCGCTCCCGGCTCGCCGTGTGCCCCCGCTTCTcccgccggcggcggcggcgcggcgggtcCCAGCCTGATCGCCTCGTAcctgctgctgccgctggccGAGCGGGAGCAGGTGTCCCGGGCGCTGAGCGTCAGCTCGGGCCGGGAGCTGCGCTGCAAG GTGTTCCCCCTCAAACACTACCAGGACAAGATCCGACCTTACATTCAGCTGCCGTCACACAGAAACATCACCGGGGTTGTGGAAGTCATTCTCGGGGACACCAAGGCCTATGTGTTCTTTGAAAAGGACTTTGGGGACATGCACTCCTACGTGAGGAGCTGCAagaggctgagggaagaggaggcTGCCCGGCTGTTCAAGCAGATTGTCTCCGCTGTAGCTCACTGCCACCAGTCAGCCATCGTACTTGGTGACCTCAAGCTCAGGAAATTTGTCTTCTCTAATGAAGAAAG GACTCAGCTGCGTCTGGAGAGCCTGGAAGACACACACATCATCAAGGGTGAAGACGATGCACTCTCAGACAAGCACGGCTGCCCGGCGTACGTCAGCCCTGAGATCCTAAACACGACGGGGACTTACTCTGGAAAATCGGCCGATGTGTGGAGTTTGGGAGTGATGCTTTATACCCTGCTGGTGGGACGCTATCCCTTCCATGACTCGGACCCTAGCACTCTGTTTTCCAAAATCCGGCGTGGACAGTTCTGTATTCCTGACCACGTCTCCCCCAAAGCCCGCTGCCTCATCCGCAGCCTCCTGCGGCGGGAGCCTTCCGAAAGACTCACTGCTCCAGAGATCTTGCTTCACCCTTGGTTTGAGGCAGTCTTGGAGCCTGGATATACAGACCAGGAGACGGGAGCTGCAGATCAGATTGTCCCAGAATATCATGGAGACAGTGATGATATCagttccttcttctgctaa